From the genome of Flavobacterium ovatum, one region includes:
- the nusA gene encoding transcription termination factor NusA: protein MENLALIDSFSEFKDNKLIDRVTLMAILEDVFRNALKKKYGSDDNFDIIINPDKGDMEIWQRRVIVADDDLDLDHLEITLTDARKIEPDFEIGEEVSEEVKLVDLGRRAILALRQNLISKIHEHDNTNLYKQFKDLIGEIYTAEVHHVRPRVVILVDDEGNEIVLPKEKQIPSDFFRKGDNVRGIIENVELKGNKPQIIMSRTSEKFLEKLFEQEIPEVFDGLIMVKNVVRIPGEKAKVAVETYDDRIDPVGACVGMKGSRIHGIVRELGNENIDVINYTSNVQLYITRALSPAKVSSIKINEEAKRAEVFLKLEEVSKAIGRGGHNIRLAGLLTGYELDVIREGDIAGVTADEDDVELTEFSDEIEAWVIEEFAKIGLDTAKSILKQEVGDLVRRTDLEEETILDVMKILKEEFDS, encoded by the coding sequence ATGGAAAATTTAGCATTAATCGATTCATTTTCAGAGTTTAAAGATAATAAACTTATTGATCGTGTAACGCTTATGGCGATTTTAGAAGATGTATTTAGAAATGCATTGAAGAAAAAATACGGTTCGGATGATAATTTTGATATCATCATCAATCCTGATAAAGGAGATATGGAAATCTGGCAAAGAAGAGTTATCGTAGCAGATGATGATTTAGATTTAGATCACCTTGAAATTACTTTGACTGATGCTAGAAAAATCGAACCCGATTTTGAAATTGGTGAAGAAGTTTCTGAGGAAGTAAAGTTGGTTGATTTAGGAAGAAGAGCAATTTTGGCTTTGCGTCAAAATCTTATCTCTAAAATTCATGAACATGACAATACAAATCTTTACAAACAATTTAAAGATTTAATTGGTGAGATATATACAGCCGAAGTGCATCACGTAAGACCTAGAGTTGTAATCTTGGTTGATGATGAAGGAAATGAAATTGTTTTACCAAAAGAAAAACAAATTCCTTCTGACTTTTTCCGTAAAGGAGATAATGTTCGTGGTATTATTGAAAATGTTGAATTGAAAGGGAATAAACCTCAAATTATCATGTCTAGAACTTCTGAGAAGTTTTTAGAGAAATTATTTGAACAAGAGATTCCTGAGGTTTTTGACGGTTTGATTATGGTCAAAAATGTGGTAAGGATTCCAGGTGAAAAAGCTAAAGTTGCTGTGGAGACTTACGATGATAGAATTGATCCTGTAGGAGCTTGTGTGGGAATGAAAGGTTCTCGTATTCACGGTATCGTTCGTGAATTAGGAAATGAAAATATTGACGTTATTAACTATACTAGTAATGTTCAATTATATATTACAAGAGCATTAAGCCCTGCTAAAGTATCTTCGATTAAAATTAATGAAGAAGCTAAAAGAGCTGAAGTGTTTTTGAAATTAGAAGAGGTTTCTAAAGCTATTGGTCGTGGTGGGCATAATATCAGATTAGCTGGTCTTTTGACTGGTTATGAATTAGATGTTATCCGCGAAGGCGATATAGCTGGAGTTACAGCAGATGAAGATGATGTTGAGTTGACAGAGTTTTCAGATGAAATAGAAGCGTGGGTAATCGAAGAATTTGCTAAAATTGGATTGGATACTGCTAAGAGTATATTGAAGCAGGAAGTCGGAGATTTAGTTAGAAGAACAGACCTAGAAGAGGAAACAATTCTAGATGTAATGAAGATATTGAAAGAGGAATTTGATAGTTAG
- a CDS encoding glycosyltransferase gives MRFIVPISEFDFYSNLDEDTHENFPVLDASTSVNYLKAHYFESLAKIGEIIKVSPSQDSELLKQLCTQDDVIFATFHENPPDDLACRLLQHTKGALMTTGGFLNRWTFREATLNIVTSQKQSKQLYNGLGEVAPTLGVLVPKLNTDIFCLPTDIERESAKKWFKVKKECFHIVYAGRFIANKGIAQLIRALNISGEQNIRVTLVGDFEPDFFIYQSNANHTTFSQFFDREILESNKFCDLICLKSMDHHTLRSLFWSADCFVYPSFHEDENFGITPREAILCGLPTVVSDFCGLGQLASIKGGVVKTYPTLGGVRYSLKQLSEEIIKIKSWTKKQQIENKHFNAEWITNECNPDKSIELLKAEAFKFLRILPEEAPIGNWRSKERFDKWMEQAPNSFQEAVKLNSKLYPEGLYVDGTGDIGVGWFSEPHFFTAIQGLYTTYSSPQEIVKGNGYRGFWRIKLWEEEKAIVEFGFPGPRIKRYNETNWMYLRKSVNTMDDPIFYPNNQKNIELVQELVQLGYLVPDDL, from the coding sequence ATGCGTTTTATTGTACCTATATCGGAATTTGATTTTTATTCAAACTTGGATGAGGATACGCATGAAAACTTCCCAGTATTAGATGCAAGTACCTCTGTAAATTATTTGAAAGCTCATTATTTTGAATCATTGGCTAAAATCGGAGAAATCATCAAAGTGAGCCCTAGCCAAGATTCGGAGTTACTAAAACAACTGTGTACTCAGGATGATGTCATTTTTGCTACATTTCACGAAAACCCACCTGATGATTTAGCTTGTCGGTTGTTACAACATACCAAAGGAGCACTTATGACAACTGGGGGATTTCTAAATCGATGGACTTTCAGGGAAGCAACGCTTAATATTGTTACAAGTCAAAAACAAAGCAAACAGTTATATAATGGCTTAGGTGAAGTAGCCCCTACATTGGGGGTTCTTGTACCTAAATTAAACACCGATATATTTTGTTTACCTACTGATATTGAAAGGGAAAGTGCAAAAAAATGGTTTAAAGTAAAAAAGGAATGCTTTCATATTGTTTATGCTGGTAGATTTATTGCAAATAAAGGTATAGCCCAGCTTATAAGAGCATTGAATATCTCTGGTGAACAAAATATTAGAGTTACATTGGTTGGTGATTTTGAACCTGACTTTTTTATTTATCAAAGCAATGCTAACCACACAACCTTTTCACAGTTTTTTGATAGAGAAATACTAGAATCTAATAAATTCTGTGATTTGATTTGTCTAAAATCAATGGATCACCATACTCTTCGAAGTTTATTTTGGTCGGCAGATTGTTTTGTTTATCCTTCCTTTCATGAAGATGAAAATTTTGGTATTACGCCAAGAGAAGCTATACTATGTGGCTTGCCAACAGTTGTTTCAGACTTTTGTGGTTTGGGACAATTAGCATCGATTAAAGGAGGTGTAGTTAAAACTTACCCTACACTTGGAGGTGTACGTTACAGTTTAAAACAACTAAGCGAAGAGATTATTAAAATTAAATCATGGACAAAAAAACAACAGATTGAAAATAAACACTTCAATGCCGAATGGATCACTAACGAATGTAATCCCGATAAATCCATTGAATTATTAAAAGCAGAAGCATTTAAATTTCTTAGAATTCTTCCAGAAGAAGCACCAATAGGAAATTGGCGTTCAAAAGAACGTTTTGACAAATGGATGGAACAAGCACCTAATTCGTTCCAAGAAGCCGTTAAATTAAACTCAAAACTTTATCCAGAGGGACTTTATGTTGATGGTACGGGAGATATAGGTGTCGGATGGTTTTCAGAGCCTCACTTTTTTACAGCTATACAAGGGCTTTATACCACCTATTCCAGTCCTCAAGAAATTGTGAAAGGAAACGGTTATCGTGGATTTTGGCGTATAAAACTTTGGGAGGAAGAGAAAGCAATTGTAGAATTTGGTTTTCCTGGTCCTCGAATCAAGAGATACAATGAGACCAATTGGATGTATTTAAGAAAAAGTGTAAATACTATGGATGATCCAATATTTTACCCTAATAATCAAAAAAATATAGAATTGGTTCAGGAACTAGTTCAGTTGGGTTATTTGGTGCCAGATGATTTATAA
- the rimP gene encoding ribosome assembly cofactor RimP, which produces MVFKEKVNLLLSEVLSERPSLFLVDVVITDTFKVIVTIDGDEGVVLQDCIDVSRAVEGNLDREEQDFSLEVASFGVGGPLKFVRQYKKNVGRTLIVKTETENIEAVLVEANDDFVVLSWEAREPKKLGKGKETVQKRIELSYGDIKEAVVTVTF; this is translated from the coding sequence ATGGTATTTAAAGAGAAAGTAAATTTATTGTTGTCAGAGGTGTTGTCTGAAAGGCCATCGCTCTTTTTAGTTGATGTAGTTATAACGGATACTTTTAAGGTCATTGTGACGATAGATGGTGATGAAGGGGTTGTTTTGCAGGATTGTATTGATGTAAGCAGAGCGGTTGAGGGTAATTTAGATAGAGAAGAACAAGATTTTTCTTTGGAAGTAGCCTCTTTTGGAGTGGGTGGACCACTAAAATTTGTTAGACAATACAAAAAAAATGTAGGTAGAACTCTTATTGTGAAAACAGAAACAGAAAATATAGAAGCAGTGTTAGTGGAAGCTAATGATGATTTTGTAGTTTTGTCGTGGGAAGCAAGAGAGCCGAAAAAATTAGGAAAAGGTAAGGAGACAGTTCAAAAAAGAATAGAATTGTCTTATGGAGATATAAAAGAAGCAGTTGTTACAGTAACATTTTAA
- the rpmA gene encoding 50S ribosomal protein L27, with amino-acid sequence MAHKKGVGSSKNGRESESKRLGVKIFGGQAAIAGNIIVRQRGSKHNPGENVYISKDHTLHARVPGIVKFQKKRDNKSYVSILPFEVEA; translated from the coding sequence ATGGCTCACAAGAAAGGTGTCGGTAGTTCCAAGAATGGTAGAGAATCAGAATCAAAACGTTTAGGTGTTAAGATTTTTGGTGGACAAGCTGCTATTGCAGGGAACATCATCGTAAGACAAAGAGGTTCAAAACACAACCCAGGTGAAAATGTATATATCAGTAAAGATCATACATTACACGCAAGAGTACCTGGAATTGTAAAGTTCCAAAAGAAAAGAGATAACAAATCATACGTTTCAATCCTTCCATTCGAAGTAGAAGCATAA
- the infB gene encoding translation initiation factor IF-2, with amino-acid sequence MSEERIIRINKVLRELNISLERAVDYLKDKGISIESNPNTKISDDVYNVLCGQFAGDRGKKEASKEVGEERKKEKEALRVERENEIEDKRKHDEEERLKQQEVIKARAVIAGPVQVGKIDLNPKKTPVPPVPAPAKAVVEPVEVLKEKTVAEEKKEPKEVAQEKPVSDKKEPKKPVVEAKEVKKEASKEEPKVAPKSDEAPVEEAITTQYQKLSGAKLTGQTIDLSQFNKPKKKKEEPKITPNKPGAPGASAAANKNKRKRIPSKPGTPGVPGAANPNKITPNAGGGGYNANRSSRPGFVKGNRPAIVAKVEPTEEEVKNQIRETLEKLQGKKGGKSKAAKYRRDKRDTHRQKSDDEQRAIDEGSKTIKVTEFVTVGEIAIMMDVPITKVIGTCMSLGIMVTMNQRLDAETLTIVADEFGYEVEFITVDIEEAIAVVEDKEEDLVFRAPIVTVMGHVDHGKTSLLDYIRKENVIAGESGGITQHIGAYGVTLDSGQKIAFLDTPGHEAFTAMRARGAQVTDIAIIVIAADDDIMPQTKEAISHAQAAGVPIIFAINKIDKPNSNVEKIKERLASMNLLVEDWGGKIQSHDISAKVGTGVPDLLEKVLLEAEILDLKSNPNKAAQGTVVEAFLDKGKGYVSTILVQHGTLKIGDYMLAGKHHGKIKAMHDERGNSVLVAGPSTPVSVLGLDGAATAGDKFNIFEDEKEAKQIAAKRSQLMREQSVRTQRHITLDEIGRRIALGQFKELNVILKGDVDGSVEALSDSFSKLSTEEIQINIIHKGVGAITETDVMLASASDAIIIGFNVRPAGNARQLADKEEIDIRYYSIIYAAIDDLKDAMEGMLAPEMKEEVLGTAEIRELFKISKVGTIAGCMVMDGKILRNAKIRIVREGVVVHEGELVALKRFKDDVKEVAKGYDCGIQVKGYNDVEERDVIECYHEVAIKKKLK; translated from the coding sequence ATGTCTGAAGAGAGAATTATTAGAATAAACAAAGTTTTAAGAGAATTGAATATTTCTTTGGAAAGAGCTGTGGATTATCTAAAAGATAAGGGGATTAGTATTGAGTCTAATCCAAACACAAAAATTTCTGATGACGTATACAATGTCTTGTGCGGTCAATTTGCGGGTGACAGAGGGAAGAAAGAGGCCTCTAAAGAAGTTGGAGAAGAAAGAAAAAAAGAGAAAGAGGCTTTACGTGTAGAAAGAGAAAATGAAATAGAAGATAAGCGTAAGCACGATGAAGAGGAGCGCTTGAAACAACAAGAAGTTATTAAAGCGAGAGCTGTAATAGCTGGTCCTGTTCAAGTAGGGAAAATCGATCTTAATCCAAAGAAAACTCCTGTGCCTCCAGTTCCGGCCCCTGCTAAAGCTGTTGTTGAGCCTGTTGAAGTGCTCAAAGAAAAAACAGTAGCAGAGGAGAAAAAGGAACCCAAAGAAGTTGCGCAAGAAAAACCTGTTTCAGACAAAAAAGAGCCTAAAAAACCTGTAGTTGAGGCTAAGGAAGTTAAAAAAGAGGCTTCTAAAGAAGAACCTAAAGTAGCTCCTAAGTCAGATGAAGCTCCTGTTGAAGAGGCTATCACTACACAGTATCAGAAATTGTCAGGTGCTAAATTGACGGGTCAAACTATTGATTTGTCTCAATTTAACAAGCCTAAAAAGAAGAAAGAAGAACCTAAGATTACGCCTAATAAGCCAGGTGCACCAGGTGCAAGTGCTGCTGCTAATAAAAATAAGCGTAAAAGAATTCCTTCTAAGCCGGGTACTCCTGGTGTTCCAGGTGCTGCAAATCCTAATAAGATTACGCCAAATGCTGGTGGAGGTGGTTACAATGCGAATAGAAGCTCTAGACCTGGTTTTGTAAAAGGAAATAGACCTGCTATTGTTGCTAAAGTTGAGCCAACTGAAGAAGAAGTAAAAAATCAAATTCGTGAAACTTTAGAAAAACTTCAAGGTAAAAAAGGAGGAAAATCTAAAGCTGCGAAATATAGAAGAGACAAACGTGATACGCACCGTCAAAAATCTGATGATGAGCAAAGAGCAATAGACGAAGGAAGTAAAACTATTAAAGTTACTGAGTTTGTTACGGTTGGTGAAATTGCAATCATGATGGATGTGCCGATTACTAAAGTAATTGGAACTTGTATGTCACTTGGAATCATGGTTACCATGAATCAACGTTTGGATGCTGAAACATTAACAATTGTTGCTGATGAGTTTGGTTATGAAGTTGAATTCATAACGGTTGACATTGAAGAAGCAATTGCAGTTGTAGAAGATAAGGAAGAAGATTTAGTATTTAGAGCGCCTATCGTAACAGTAATGGGTCACGTTGACCACGGTAAGACGTCTTTACTGGATTATATTCGTAAAGAAAATGTAATTGCAGGTGAGTCTGGAGGTATTACACAGCATATTGGTGCTTATGGAGTAACTTTGGATAGCGGTCAAAAAATTGCATTCTTAGATACACCAGGTCACGAGGCGTTTACCGCGATGCGTGCCCGTGGAGCTCAAGTTACTGATATTGCAATAATTGTAATTGCGGCGGATGATGACATCATGCCACAAACAAAAGAGGCGATCTCTCATGCACAAGCTGCAGGTGTCCCAATCATTTTTGCGATAAACAAAATTGATAAGCCAAACTCAAATGTTGAGAAAATCAAAGAACGTTTGGCAAGTATGAACTTACTAGTAGAAGACTGGGGTGGGAAAATCCAATCTCATGATATCTCTGCAAAAGTAGGTACGGGAGTGCCAGATTTGTTAGAAAAAGTATTGCTTGAAGCTGAGATTTTAGATTTAAAATCAAATCCAAATAAAGCAGCTCAAGGAACGGTTGTAGAAGCGTTCTTAGATAAAGGTAAAGGTTATGTGTCTACAATTTTAGTACAACACGGTACTTTGAAAATTGGAGATTATATGTTGGCTGGTAAACACCACGGTAAGATCAAGGCCATGCATGATGAAAGAGGAAATTCAGTATTAGTTGCTGGTCCTTCAACTCCTGTATCGGTATTAGGTTTAGATGGTGCTGCTACTGCAGGTGATAAGTTCAATATTTTTGAAGACGAAAAAGAAGCAAAACAAATTGCTGCTAAACGTTCTCAGTTAATGCGTGAACAATCTGTACGTACACAACGTCATATTACACTTGATGAAATTGGTCGTCGTATCGCATTAGGTCAGTTTAAAGAATTGAACGTGATCCTTAAAGGGGATGTGGATGGTTCTGTTGAAGCGCTTTCTGATTCGTTCTCTAAATTGTCAACTGAAGAAATTCAAATTAATATCATTCATAAAGGTGTTGGAGCAATTACTGAAACTGACGTTATGTTGGCTTCTGCTTCTGATGCAATCATTATCGGATTTAACGTTCGTCCTGCTGGAAACGCAAGACAATTGGCTGATAAAGAAGAAATCGATATCCGTTACTACTCTATTATCTATGCAGCTATCGATGACTTGAAAGATGCGATGGAAGGAATGTTAGCTCCTGAGATGAAAGAAGAAGTTCTTGGTACTGCTGAAATTAGAGAGTTGTTTAAAATCTCTAAAGTGGGTACTATTGCGGGATGTATGGTTATGGATGGTAAGATCCTTAGAAACGCTAAGATCAGAATTGTACGTGAAGGAGTTGTGGTTCATGAAGGTGAGCTAGTAGCGTTGAAACGTTTCAAAGATGATGTGAAAGAAGTAGCTAAAGGTTATGACTGTGGTATCCAAGTAAAAGGATACAACGACGTCGAAGAAAGAGATGTTATCGAATGTTATCATGAAGTAGCAATCAAGAAAAAACTGAAATAG
- a CDS encoding phage integrase SAM-like domain-containing protein → MTKPKHTFFLESKPNASGEHLIFLNFSYGLREFDVKTEKHKYLPLKLSTGFTIKKADWDNKNYCTNTTYVRKKGSAINIALDKIKDTSIEQLQIFENQHNKKPSNNELKEIILLKLGKTKDTSKDISITKYIEESVTSRTTAEITSKKRWSKATGKQYTNLKNHIENYESEKNTILSFGKLTGEIFMDFFKVINDLNKIENKVYYAHNTIAKENKHFRAILNAAYKENIHIGFNHSNADYEIKRRKINNEIVLTTEHLTTIINTEVSASREFTHARNYILLSSFTGLRIGDMVCLHELEPKNLQHNSTNYFCVTTKIRKNKENKDELTVVLPILDPVKNFLKDNDNKFPKFPAQANIRKDITKFLKHLKFEDIVDIKNYYYTIDDAVITKQKLCDVFTPHDCRSTFITNLKELGIPDETIEPLTHPKHTHTSIVQTYDKTKLAQKAVDLIRILNDKGSELYKY, encoded by the coding sequence ATGACAAAACCTAAACATACATTTTTCCTAGAATCAAAACCAAATGCTTCTGGTGAACATCTAATCTTTTTAAATTTTTCTTACGGTCTAAGAGAGTTCGATGTAAAAACTGAAAAACACAAATACTTACCATTAAAATTATCAACTGGCTTTACCATAAAAAAAGCAGATTGGGACAACAAAAATTACTGCACTAATACAACATATGTTAGAAAAAAAGGTTCTGCTATAAACATTGCATTGGACAAAATAAAAGACACAAGCATCGAGCAGTTACAGATCTTCGAAAACCAACACAACAAAAAACCGTCAAATAACGAACTAAAAGAAATAATTCTTCTAAAACTAGGAAAAACCAAAGACACTTCAAAAGATATAAGTATTACAAAATACATTGAAGAGAGTGTTACGAGTAGAACAACAGCTGAAATAACATCAAAAAAAAGATGGTCAAAAGCCACTGGAAAGCAATATACCAACTTAAAAAATCATATTGAAAATTACGAATCCGAAAAAAACACCATCTTGTCTTTCGGTAAATTAACGGGTGAAATATTCATGGATTTTTTTAAAGTAATAAATGATTTAAACAAAATTGAAAACAAGGTATATTACGCTCATAATACAATCGCTAAAGAAAACAAACATTTCAGAGCTATTCTGAATGCTGCTTATAAGGAAAATATCCATATTGGATTTAATCATAGCAATGCAGATTATGAAATAAAGAGAAGAAAAATAAATAATGAAATAGTTTTAACTACAGAACACCTCACCACCATCATCAATACCGAAGTGAGTGCTTCTAGAGAATTCACCCATGCCCGCAACTACATCTTATTATCAAGCTTTACTGGGCTAAGGATTGGCGATATGGTTTGCTTACATGAATTAGAACCTAAGAACCTACAGCACAATTCAACTAACTACTTTTGTGTCACTACTAAGATTAGAAAAAACAAAGAGAACAAGGACGAATTAACAGTTGTGTTACCAATTCTTGATCCCGTAAAAAATTTCCTAAAGGATAACGATAATAAATTCCCTAAATTTCCCGCTCAAGCAAACATTAGAAAAGACATTACTAAATTCCTAAAACATTTAAAATTCGAAGACATTGTCGATATTAAAAATTATTACTATACGATTGACGATGCAGTGATCACTAAACAGAAATTGTGCGATGTTTTTACACCGCATGATTGCAGAAGCACATTTATCACAAATCTAAAAGAATTAGGAATACCTGATGAAACTATTGAACCTTTGACACATCCTAAACATACGCATACGTCAATTGTTCAAACATACGATAAAACTAAATTGGCTCAAAAAGCAGTTGATTTAATTAGAATACTAAATGATAAAGGTTCTGAACTTTACAAATATTGA
- a CDS encoding universal stress protein: MKRILVPTDFSIHAENALRTAAVIAKKTNSEILLLHMLEIPTQMNDAITGAAAIPEIMLFIKKAKEVLEEISNKEHLNNIFISKHVKFEKASEGILSFLKNHEIDLIVMGSKGISGIEEVLVGSNTEKVVRQSDVPVLVVKNDKINLDEPNFVFASDFSAETKGPFQKMIDFAKIFDAKITLVTICTPNSFKSTIVARRMTSEFIANFDIRNYTTHLYNDTNVEKGILNFSSEIDADLIGLCTHGRTGLAHFFTGSISEDLVNHAIKPVITFKI; encoded by the coding sequence ATGAAACGAATTTTAGTTCCAACCGATTTTTCTATTCATGCTGAAAATGCACTTAGAACAGCCGCAGTAATCGCAAAAAAAACAAATTCTGAGATCCTGCTGCTTCACATGTTAGAAATTCCTACCCAAATGAACGACGCCATTACTGGAGCAGCAGCAATTCCAGAAATAATGTTATTTATCAAAAAAGCTAAAGAAGTACTTGAAGAAATATCCAACAAAGAACACTTAAACAACATCTTTATCAGTAAACATGTTAAATTCGAAAAGGCTTCAGAAGGAATACTATCGTTTTTAAAAAACCACGAAATTGATTTAATTGTAATGGGATCTAAAGGCATCTCTGGAATTGAAGAAGTTCTTGTTGGCTCCAACACTGAAAAAGTAGTACGCCAATCCGACGTCCCCGTTTTAGTTGTGAAAAATGACAAAATCAATCTAGACGAACCTAATTTCGTTTTCGCTTCCGACTTTTCAGCAGAAACAAAAGGTCCTTTTCAAAAAATGATTGATTTTGCTAAAATTTTCGACGCAAAAATCACCTTGGTAACCATTTGCACCCCCAATAGCTTTAAAAGCACAATTGTAGCAAGAAGGATGACTTCTGAATTTATAGCCAATTTTGATATTAGGAATTACACCACCCATCTTTACAACGACACCAATGTAGAAAAAGGAATCCTCAATTTTTCTTCTGAAATAGACGCTGACTTAATTGGACTTTGCACTCATGGTAGAACTGGACTCGCTCATTTTTTCACTGGCAGCATAAGCGAAGACCTAGTGAATCACGCTATTAAACCTGTAATTACTTTTAAAATCTAA
- a CDS encoding recombinase family protein produces MAKVKYVRVSTDDQNTARQEINNNDFSKIYIDKESGAIKFAERKEAKKLIADIDKGNINEIHISSVDRLGRNIIDILTMIEYFNQRQIKLFVENIGMFSLLDENIPNPSFKMIVSVLGNVAEMERHNMLERQKQGIYLAKAKGTYKGRLYGTKLTDDQLLVKYKSVAKELRNGESLRRAAKIGQCSLGTAQKIQRILSK; encoded by the coding sequence ATGGCAAAAGTTAAATATGTAAGAGTATCAACAGATGATCAAAATACAGCTCGTCAAGAAATAAATAATAACGACTTTTCGAAAATCTACATAGATAAAGAATCTGGGGCAATCAAGTTCGCAGAAAGGAAGGAAGCGAAGAAACTTATAGCGGATATTGATAAAGGGAATATTAATGAAATTCACATATCTTCTGTCGATCGTTTAGGAAGAAATATTATCGACATCTTGACAATGATTGAATATTTCAACCAACGGCAAATTAAATTATTTGTCGAAAATATTGGTATGTTTTCCCTGTTAGACGAAAATATACCAAATCCATCATTTAAAATGATTGTAAGCGTTTTGGGGAATGTGGCAGAAATGGAACGCCATAATATGCTAGAGAGACAGAAACAAGGGATTTATCTCGCTAAAGCCAAAGGGACTTACAAAGGAAGACTTTATGGTACTAAATTGACAGACGATCAGTTACTGGTAAAATATAAGTCAGTGGCTAAAGAGTTAAGAAATGGTGAGTCTCTTAGACGAGCTGCTAAGATAGGGCAGTGTAGTTTAGGTACAGCTCAGAAGATTCAACGAATATTGTCGAAATGA
- a CDS encoding asparagine synthase-related protein produces the protein MKIASNYIEEPSAHFRLLSTGEKLPQIWKNHSKGIWKNIQPEIFEKNVKLGALNRSQCQPVIEDILPVYSGMLWNVEKKILTDPCFQPKLQYTDINDFLEASAIFFDQYKSKHIGVQLSGGFDSSIIITLLKHFKISFSLVGMSSSRYEFRTERYIQELIAPLGKNTVLIDFEDYLPLSQLEKVPAHQHPDMLNLNYHTNKAMAIECQKMGVEVLLTGSGGDNLFAEPIQLDARECTWMPQVFRDSWLDDLAYAPHGIEVVPFYADLGIMNTVYNLRLGQGEDNTKLWARQFFKDFLPQELINYTYCADFWGLYIDGLLNAVPTIRKLFEHAYDITANPYFSSQNTNDLLNQDLRDAQKTMYQGIESRVSLAVWLNGLFEKS, from the coding sequence ATGAAAATAGCTTCAAACTATATAGAAGAACCTAGCGCACATTTCCGCTTATTGTCTACAGGAGAAAAACTACCCCAAATATGGAAAAATCACAGCAAAGGGATTTGGAAAAATATTCAGCCTGAAATTTTTGAAAAAAATGTAAAACTCGGTGCATTAAACCGATCACAATGTCAACCAGTAATTGAAGATATTCTTCCAGTTTATTCAGGAATGCTGTGGAATGTAGAGAAGAAGATTTTAACAGACCCTTGTTTTCAACCGAAGTTGCAGTACACAGATATCAATGATTTTCTGGAAGCTAGTGCCATTTTTTTTGACCAGTATAAATCAAAACATATTGGTGTACAACTCAGTGGTGGTTTTGATTCTAGTATAATTATTACATTATTAAAACATTTTAAAATTTCTTTTTCATTAGTCGGAATGAGTTCTAGCCGTTATGAATTTAGAACCGAAAGATATATCCAAGAATTAATTGCACCTTTAGGTAAAAATACTGTTTTAATTGATTTTGAAGATTATTTACCATTAAGTCAATTGGAAAAAGTACCGGCTCACCAACATCCTGACATGCTTAATTTGAATTATCATACTAATAAAGCTATGGCAATTGAATGTCAAAAGATGGGTGTAGAGGTACTTTTGACGGGTAGTGGAGGTGATAATTTATTTGCAGAACCAATTCAATTGGATGCACGTGAATGCACTTGGATGCCTCAGGTTTTTAGAGATTCGTGGTTGGATGATCTCGCTTATGCACCTCATGGCATAGAAGTAGTTCCTTTTTATGCCGATTTGGGTATCATGAATACTGTATATAATTTACGTTTAGGACAAGGAGAGGATAATACTAAATTATGGGCTAGACAGTTTTTTAAAGACTTTTTGCCACAAGAGCTAATTAATTACACATATTGCGCAGATTTTTGGGGATTGTATATTGATGGTTTATTGAATGCAGTTCCTACAATTCGAAAGCTCTTTGAACATGCTTATGACATAACGGCTAACCCCTATTTTTCTTCTCAGAATACTAATGATTTGCTGAACCAAGATTTACGTGATGCTCAAAAAACGATGTATCAAGGAATAGAATCTAGAGTCTCGCTAGCGGTATGGCTGAATGGTTTATTTGAAAAAAGCTAA
- a CDS encoding helix-turn-helix transcriptional regulator — protein MKADIGNKIRKIRELKGLTQDYMANQLEMSQRAYSKIENNDIKLDWNRIESISKILDIEPIDLVSFEDNLVFNNCSHSGKAHIMYNNNFPEELKKSYEDRISHLDQEVLFLRSLLEKK, from the coding sequence ATGAAAGCAGATATTGGAAATAAAATCAGAAAGATTAGAGAATTAAAAGGTTTAACACAAGATTACATGGCTAACCAACTGGAAATGTCACAACGTGCGTATTCTAAAATAGAGAATAATGATATTAAACTTGACTGGAATAGAATTGAAAGTATTTCTAAAATATTAGATATAGAACCTATTGACTTGGTTTCTTTTGAAGATAATTTGGTTTTTAATAATTGTTCACATTCAGGAAAAGCTCATATAATGTATAACAATAACTTTCCAGAGGAACTCAAAAAAAGCTACGAAGATCGTATTAGTCATTTAGATCAAGAAGTGCTATTTTTAAGAAGCTTATTGGAAAAAAAATAA